The Microlunatus soli genome contains the following window.
CTGTTCCGACTGTCTGGGCGAACCATACGACTATCGACAGCGCGATTTCAACGTTGTAACGCAGATTGTGATCTTCACCTCAGCCTGAATACATCGATCGTCGGCGTTAGCGAGCGGCACCAGGCGGGCGCATCGGCATCCTGCCGCCGCGAAGGCAGTCTGGTTCACCGTTGAGCGGCCGCAACGCCGCCGATGGGCCCGGATCGGTTCAGCAGTCTCCCTGGGGCTCAGCGCCGCTCGCCGGGCAACAACTCGGCCAGCCGGTTGGCGGCAGCGAGGGCATCCTCCTGTTGCGCGGCAACCTGTTCCAAGCCCGCCGGGACTTCGCCCTTGACCGCCGGCCGGACCTCGAAGGCGAGGTCGAGGATCGCCTCCCGAGTCGGCGTTCCGCGACGCAACTGCATCGCCTCCCCCGCCACCAGGTCGTATTCGGTGATCTTGGCGCGCCAGCCCGGATTGACCATCAGATCCTCGCGCTCACGCATCAGCCGAGCGAGCGCGTCCAGGGACTGTTCGAGCGCCTGCAACTGCTCCCGGCGGGCATCAAGATCAAGAACGATGGTCGGATCCGGTCCGCCACCGCCGCGGCCACGCAGTCTGTCCAGGAGTCCCATGGGCGTAACCGTACTGGCAGCCCGTCCTCGACCGATCAGGCACCGTTGCCGACGGCGGATCAGATCAGGTGCGCGCCACCCAACCCGATCAGGGCGATCAACCAGCTGACGAAGCTGCCGACCAGGAAATACTCGGTGACCTCGTCGATCCCGACCGCCGTCACCGACGAGGTGGAACCGCGGCGCGCATTCAGTTCGGGGAAGCGGATCAGGCTCTTGGCCGCGATCACCAGGCTCGCCGCCGTGATCTGGCCGGCCAGGCCGAGACCGAGGATCAGCAGCCGCTCCATCGGGCCCAGCAGACGTCCACCGCGCAACTGGTCGGAGGCCTGCGGCTCGCCGTGCGGCTTGATCGCCCCCACCGCGGCCAGCACCTGCCGGACCAGTTCGTTGGCGGTGCTGAGTTGGAACCCGAAGAGCCCGAGGATCAGCAGGAATCGATCCGCGCTGAGGCCGACTGTCGGTCGCCAGCCCACCGTCCGCAGCCAGCGTTCGACCAGGCCGTCGGCCGGCCCGGCCAGGCCACCGAGCAGCAGCATCGCCAGGACTCCGGTGAGCAGCACCGCCAACGGCCAGTGCTCGGCGACGCCACGACGCCGCGATCGGTCGACCAGCAGAGCCCAGCCGAAGGCCACGGCCGCGGCCAGCACCAACAGCACGATCTCGGCCGCCGCGGCGAGCCCGGCCAACAGGCCGAACAGCAGCACCGCCAGCGGCCCGGCGAGCAACGGCAGCCAGGACGGGAACCGCGACCGCCGGCACAGATCGGAGGTCGCGACCGCGATCAGCAGCACCGCCAGCACACTCATCGGACGCTCCCGTCGTCGGCGGTGATCACACGATCTCCCGGATCATCGCACTGGCCGCAACGATCACGTCCAGCCCGTCCCGCTGGGCGCGTTGGGACACCGCAGAGGTCGAGATGCCCTCGTCGCGGGCGATCTCGGTCTTGCTCCGACCGGCCATCAGCCCTCCCAGGATCCGCAACGACCGTGCTGCCAGTGATCCAACCAGTTGGTCCCGACAGAGCAGAGCGGCATCGACCGCCGGCTCACTGGGCCCCTCCCCCTCCGGACCGGACCGATAGCAGAAGCGGGCGTGCCGGGTGCCGGGATGTTCGGCCCGGGCCTCGGCCGTGTTGATCGCCGCCCGTGCCTGCCACCACGCCGGGCCGTCCTGGGTGCCGGTCTCGGCATCGAGCACCTGGGCGGTGCCCCAACCGACACCGAAGCGAACGTCGCCGTCGGGCGCGAGATCGAGCCAGAGCAGGAAGGAAGCGTGCAGGGCTTCCCCGACGGTCGGAAAGCTGCCCTGGAACTCGTCGCCGGCGGTGATCACCAACGGATCGGCGACCGGATGATCGGCGGCGCTGCGGGCCAGCGCCGTATTCAGCCGTTGCTGCAGCCCGCGGCGGTCGGTCGATTTCCGGGATCCGACCAGGTCCCCGATCACCGCGGCGCGGTAGTCTCCAGGGGCAGGCCCGCGAACGCCGGGCGACCGATCATCGTCCGAGCCGGATCCACCCGAACGACCCGTCGTTGAAGCTGATTCCTTCATTCTGCAAGTCTGAAGCTATTCACTTCATATGACAAGACCTCGGTGACCGATCACCGGTCGGCGACGACGACGTCGATCCCCGACCGGCGGAGTTCGGCCACCGTGGACCGCGGGGTCTCGCGATCCACTACGACGTGATCGAATTCGTCCAGATCTCCCAGCGCGTGCAGGGCGCCGGAGGTGAACTTGGTGTGGTCGACCAGCAGCACCCGGGTCGCCGAGGCGTCCAACATCGCCCGCTTGGTGTCGACCGTCTCCAACGCTTGGAAGCAGACCGTGCGGCCGACGATCGCGGCTGCCGACATCAACAACAGATCCGATCGCAGCCGTCCGATCGCCTGGTTGGTCATCCGGCCCATGAAGGATGCGCACCACGGGTGGAACTCCCCGCCGAGACCGATCACCGAGATGTCGTCGATCACGCTCACCTCGTTGATCGCGATCAACGAATTGGTGATCACGGTCAGCGGTGCCACGTCGGCCAACAGCGGGATGATCTGGTGCACCGTGGTCGAGTCGTCCAGCAGCACCGACTGCCCGGTGTCGAGGTAGTCCAGCGCCGCCGTGGCCAGGGCTCGCTTGATCTCGGTCCGTTGCGCCTGGCGATAGACGACGCTGGATTCCACCAGGGTGGACGCCAACGCCGTCGCCGTACCACGTGATTTGCGGAGCAACCCGCGGGCCTGCAACTCGTCAAGATCACGATGCGCGGTCATCACGCTGATCTTGAACTGATCGGCGATGTCCTCGATCCGCAGCGAACCGTGCCGCATCACCGCATCGGCGATCGCGTGTTGGCGATCGGTGCGTTTTCCCTGTCGGGAAACCGCATCCGTGGCATCGGCCTCGGTGCTCATCGCTCAGCTCCGGCCCATCGCGGCCGCCTCGCCGATCACCCGACCGAACGCCTCCGGATCGTGGGCGAACCGGCCCAGGAAGAGCCCGTCGACGGCATCGCCGAGCTCGGTCAGCAGTCCGGGACCGGCGCTACCTCCGTAGATCACCCGGACCTGTTCGGTCCGATGATCGTCGGCCAGCCCGGCCCGCAGCTGTCGACACACCGCCCGGACATGATCGGCGTCGGCCGGCTGCTCTGCTCCGATCGCCCAGACCGGCTCGTAGGCGATGATCAACTCGTCCAGCCCGGAGTCGACCTCGGCCAACGCGCTGAGCACCTGCTGGCGGCACAGATCGACCGCCCGCTCCGGCGAAAGATGATCTTGCTCCCCGACGCACAGGATCGGTATCAGCCCGTTGCGTGCGGCCGCCGCCAGCTTGCTCGCGATGATCTTGTCGTCCTCGCCGAACAGCTGGCGCCGCTCGGCATGCCCGACCTCGACGTAACGGCAGCCCAACGACGCCAGGTCACGTCCACTCACCTCACCGGTGAAGGCACCGTGGTCGGCCCACGCCAGGTCCTGGGCGCCGACAGCCACCGGCGTACCCCGGGTGGCTGCGGCCACGGCGTCGACGGAGACGAAGGTCGGCAGCACCGCGACCCGGACCCGACCGTCCCGTACGGCCGGTTCGGAGTCGGCGGTCGCGACCACGTCGGTGACCCAGCGCAACGTGGCTTCGTGGTCCAGATACATCTTCAGGCTGACGCCGAGGAAGATCGGAGCCCTGGTCACCTGTACCTCCTGGTCGACATCGTCATCGCCACCTGCACCTGCGCAGGATTCGTCAGCAGGACGATCCGGTCGCCTGATCGGCGCTGGCGTCGACCCGCTTCTCGTAGTCGGTCAGCACCGCGACCTTCTCCGCCGAAGCGCTGGACTCGTCGAAGGTGTAGGTCAACCACTGGCCGGCCAACATCCGGGCGAGTTCCAGACCGACGACCCGCTGGCCGAAGCACAGCACCTGGGCGTTGTTGGAGAGCACCGCACGCTGCACCGAGAACGGATCGTGGGCGGTCACCGCCCGGATGCCCGGCACCTTGTTGGCCGAGATCGCCACCCCGAGTCCGGTCCCGCAGACCAACAGCGCCCGATCGGCCTCGCCTCGAGCGACCATCTCCGCCGCGGCGATCGCGATCGTCGGATACGGCGTGTGCCCGGAGGCGTCGACGCCGGCATCGACGACCGACTCGACCAGATCGGAATTCTCCAGATCCTTCTTCAGCGCTTCCTTGTAGTCGAAGCCCGCATCATCGGACCCCACCACGATCTTCCACCCGCTCATCTCACTACTTCCTTCGCGTTGTGCTCGTCTTGTCGAGATTCTGGTCAGAGGTCCTGGGCTACGGCGGTCGCGATCAGGGCGAACGAGATCGCTCCGGGGTCGGCGGTGCCGAGGCTCTTCTCGGCGTGCGGCCGGGCCCGGCCGAGCTTGGGCATCAGGTCGGCGGTCGCCTGCGCCGCCTGGGTGGACGCCTGCGCCGCCTCGGTCCAGCCCGCCGCGAGGTCCTTGCCGGACTCGACGGCCTTGCCGAGCGCGTCGGCGAACGGCACCAGGGCGTCGATCATCGTCTTGTCGCCGACCTGGGCGCCGCCGATCCGGCGCAGTGACTCATCGGCGGCGCGGACGCCGGCGGCGACGGTTGCCGGGTCAGGTTTGACCTCGTCACCGACGGTGCGTCCGATCGCGTCCAGCAGCGCACCCCACAACACGCCCGAGGTGCCGCCGGCCTGGGCGGCCCACGCCGCTCCGGCCTGGACCAGCAGGGTCTGCGCACCGGGTTGCCTGTCCAGCAGCCCGTCGGCCGCCTCCACCGCGGCCCGGGCTCCGCGTTCCATCCCGATCCCGTGATCGCCGTCGCCGGCGATCGCGTCCAGCTTGCCGAGTTCGTCGGCGTGCTCGGTGATCGTCCGGTGTACCGTGGTCAGCAGCCCGGCGATCGTCCGGGCCGCCTGCCGTGACTCCTCGGTCGCGTCGCCGACCTCGACCGCGGCACTGGCGTCGACGTCGTCCAGCACCTCGCCCTGATCCGCCTGCAACGCGCCCTTGCGGTAGCCGGAGGTATAGGAGGGCGTGGCCCAGAGTTGCTCGATCTCCTCGTCGACCCACCAGAGGCTGAGCGAAGCGCCGGCCATCTCGAAACTGGTGACGAGTTCGCCGACCTCGACATCGGCGGCCACCAGGCCGTCCCGCTCGGCCAGGGCGCGGACATCGTTGAAGAGGATGAAGAGTTCCTCGTTCTTGACCGCGCCGAGACCGTTGACGAAGATCACCGCACGATCACCGGCGCCGTCCGGCTTCTCCGCGATCACCGCGTCCCACAGCATCGTCGCCAGTTCCTGGGAGCTGAGCAGCCCGGTCTCGTCGATCCCCGGCTCGCCGTGGATCCCGACCCCGACACCCATCCGTCCCTCGGGCACGGTGAACAGCGGCTCGTGCGCACCGGGCAGGGTGCAGCCGGAGAAGGCGACGCCCAGCGTACGGATGTTGTCGTTGACCTTGCCGGCCAGCGCGACGACCTGGTCCAGGTCCTTGCCGGCCTCGGCCGCGGCGGCGGCGATCTTGTAGACCGCGAGTCCGCCGGCGATGCCGCGCCGCTTGTCGCGTTCGTCTGCCTTGGCCGAGGAGATGTCGTCGGTGACGAAAAGGGTCTCGGCCGCGATGCCTTCGGCCCGCAACCGGTCCCTGGCCTGATTGAAGTTCAGCACGTCGCCGGCGTAGTTGCCGCAGGTGAGCAGCACACCGCCGCCGTTCTCGACCGCCTTGGCCACGTCGTAGACCTGCTGGCCGGACGGCGAGGCGAACACGTTGCCGACGGCCGCTCCGTGGGCCAGGCCGGGCCCGACCAGGCCACCGAAGGCCGGGTAGTGGCCTGAGCCGCCGCCGATCACGACGGCAGGCTGACCCTGCGGAGTGGCGGTCCGGCGCGCGACTCCGCCGGGCACCGCCCGGACCAGGTCGCCATGGGCCGCCACGAAGCCGGCCGTTGCCTGCTCGCTGAATCGAGCGGGGTCGTTGCTGATGAAGGACATCGATGTTCCTAACTCGTCCGTGCTCGCGCCACGAGCATCGCTGCTGCGTCAGCCCCACCATACTTCACACGAGTCGTGTGAGATCCCACATGGCTCGTGTGCATTCTCACAACTTCTCCACAGTTGTCAGAGTGTGGTCGTGCGACGAAAGCACCGATCAGGAAGAAGCGTTGCGAGGACCGTGTTGCGCGTCGGTCGCCGGGCGCAGGAGCGCGGGCGGGCCGGGCCCCGCCGAACGAGGACAACGCAGCCGATCGCTGTTCAGGCTTCGACGGATCGCGCGAACGTCGGGCGCGGGACACTGGAGCCCAACCACCTTTGGCAAACTTCCGGTGGATGGGTCAGTAACGTACGGACCTCCGGAGCGGGGATGGAGGGTACGTGAGCGATCTCTTCGCGGAGCTGTCCGCGGTCGAGCAACATGCGCGGTACGCCGCGGGCGAGGTGTCGCCGGTCGAGGTCACCGAGGCCGCGTTGGCCAGGATCGAGGCCGCCGAGCCGGTCCTGCACGCGATGCAGATCAGCTGGCCCGAACGGGCTCGCGCCGCGGCCCGGGCGAGCGCCGACCGGTGGGCCGCCGGCCGTCCGCTCGGGCGACTCGACGGCGTCACGGTGACGATCAAGGACAACGTCGACGTCGCCGGTGAGCCGACCCGCTGGG
Protein-coding sequences here:
- a CDS encoding dihydroxyacetone kinase family protein, with translation MSFISNDPARFSEQATAGFVAAHGDLVRAVPGGVARRTATPQGQPAVVIGGGSGHYPAFGGLVGPGLAHGAAVGNVFASPSGQQVYDVAKAVENGGGVLLTCGNYAGDVLNFNQARDRLRAEGIAAETLFVTDDISSAKADERDKRRGIAGGLAVYKIAAAAAEAGKDLDQVVALAGKVNDNIRTLGVAFSGCTLPGAHEPLFTVPEGRMGVGVGIHGEPGIDETGLLSSQELATMLWDAVIAEKPDGAGDRAVIFVNGLGAVKNEELFILFNDVRALAERDGLVAADVEVGELVTSFEMAGASLSLWWVDEEIEQLWATPSYTSGYRKGALQADQGEVLDDVDASAAVEVGDATEESRQAARTIAGLLTTVHRTITEHADELGKLDAIAGDGDHGIGMERGARAAVEAADGLLDRQPGAQTLLVQAGAAWAAQAGGTSGVLWGALLDAIGRTVGDEVKPDPATVAAGVRAADESLRRIGGAQVGDKTMIDALVPFADALGKAVESGKDLAAGWTEAAQASTQAAQATADLMPKLGRARPHAEKSLGTADPGAISFALIATAVAQDL
- a CDS encoding SatD family protein; translated protein: MIGDLVGSRKSTDRRGLQQRLNTALARSAADHPVADPLVITAGDEFQGSFPTVGEALHASFLLWLDLAPDGDVRFGVGWGTAQVLDAETGTQDGPAWWQARAAINTAEARAEHPGTRHARFCYRSGPEGEGPSEPAVDAALLCRDQLVGSLAARSLRILGGLMAGRSKTEIARDEGISTSAVSQRAQRDGLDVIVAASAMIREIV
- a CDS encoding triose-phosphate isomerase family protein; translated protein: MTRAPIFLGVSLKMYLDHEATLRWVTDVVATADSEPAVRDGRVRVAVLPTFVSVDAVAAATRGTPVAVGAQDLAWADHGAFTGEVSGRDLASLGCRYVEVGHAERRQLFGEDDKIIASKLAAAARNGLIPILCVGEQDHLSPERAVDLCRQQVLSALAEVDSGLDELIIAYEPVWAIGAEQPADADHVRAVCRQLRAGLADDHRTEQVRVIYGGSAGPGLLTELGDAVDGLFLGRFAHDPEAFGRVIGEAAAMGRS
- a CDS encoding ribose-5-phosphate isomerase is translated as MSGWKIVVGSDDAGFDYKEALKKDLENSDLVESVVDAGVDASGHTPYPTIAIAAAEMVARGEADRALLVCGTGLGVAISANKVPGIRAVTAHDPFSVQRAVLSNNAQVLCFGQRVVGLELARMLAGQWLTYTFDESSASAEKVAVLTDYEKRVDASADQATGSSC
- a CDS encoding DeoR/GlpR family DNA-binding transcription regulator is translated as MSTEADATDAVSRQGKRTDRQHAIADAVMRHGSLRIEDIADQFKISVMTAHRDLDELQARGLLRKSRGTATALASTLVESSVVYRQAQRTEIKRALATAALDYLDTGQSVLLDDSTTVHQIIPLLADVAPLTVITNSLIAINEVSVIDDISVIGLGGEFHPWCASFMGRMTNQAIGRLRSDLLLMSAAAIVGRTVCFQALETVDTKRAMLDASATRVLLVDHTKFTSGALHALGDLDEFDHVVVDRETPRSTVAELRRSGIDVVVADR